A genomic region of Deinococcus betulae contains the following coding sequences:
- a CDS encoding transposase codes for MVPHIDPRWREWYDHRIESYRFPKGEAARLAYVLQIGQDGFTLLDALDTDLNAAHLAQLPAIQQLRLVWFQQFMRTDGVVQWRPGTAEPPSAQRSESPYDPEARYSIKRGRAWLGYKLHLTETCDPALPHLITHVQVTAACVQDIDALPAVHQALERKVLLPTRHLVDSGYVSGSLMAQSLKDFAVELIGPPRASSSWQQQDPHAFKINEFVIHWDEHFAVCPRGHRSSKWQTGRSKQGLPTTTISFRSGLCNRCPEKTRCTQSTRRGRSFTVQDQAGYEALGHMRSQQETDAWKVMYHRRAGIEGTIAVAVRAYQARTARYRGEAKVRVQGMATAASINLERVFAWWLERPRATTRTARFARLPLSA; via the coding sequence TTGGTACCCCATATCGACCCACGGTGGCGGGAATGGTATGACCACCGGATTGAGTCCTACCGCTTTCCCAAAGGCGAAGCGGCTCGCCTCGCGTATGTCCTGCAGATCGGGCAAGACGGGTTTACGCTTCTGGACGCGCTGGACACCGATCTGAACGCGGCACATCTGGCCCAGCTTCCCGCCATCCAGCAATTGCGCCTGGTGTGGTTCCAGCAGTTCATGCGGACGGATGGTGTCGTGCAGTGGCGACCTGGGACGGCGGAACCGCCGTCCGCTCAGCGGTCAGAGTCGCCGTATGACCCTGAAGCTCGATATTCGATCAAGCGGGGTCGCGCCTGGCTGGGTTACAAACTGCACTTGACCGAAACGTGTGATCCTGCATTACCGCACCTCATCACCCACGTGCAGGTCACGGCCGCGTGCGTCCAGGATATTGACGCGCTGCCAGCTGTCCATCAGGCCCTTGAGCGGAAAGTCTTGTTGCCCACGCGACATCTGGTGGATTCGGGCTATGTGAGCGGGTCATTGATGGCGCAAAGTCTGAAAGACTTTGCGGTAGAGCTGATTGGACCACCCCGCGCCTCGTCAAGCTGGCAACAACAGGATCCCCATGCCTTCAAAATCAACGAGTTTGTCATCCATTGGGACGAGCACTTCGCTGTGTGCCCCAGAGGGCACCGCTCCTCAAAATGGCAAACGGGTCGAAGTAAACAGGGTCTTCCAACCACAACCATTTCTTTCCGAAGCGGATTGTGTAACCGATGTCCTGAAAAGACGCGCTGTACGCAGTCTACGCGTCGTGGTCGCAGTTTCACGGTGCAGGATCAAGCTGGATACGAGGCGTTGGGGCACATGCGCAGTCAACAGGAGACCGACGCCTGGAAGGTGATGTACCACCGGCGGGCCGGGATTGAGGGGACCATTGCCGTCGCGGTGCGGGCTTATCAGGCCAGGACCGCTCGATACCGAGGCGAAGCAAAAGTACGGGTTCAGGGGATGGCCACCGCCGCCAGCATCAATCTGGAGCGGGTGTTTGCCTGGTGGTTAGAGCGGCCACGAGCCACGACCAGAACCGCGCGATTTGCTCGTCTTCCACTCTCAGCCTGA
- a CDS encoding transposase → MLRSESLAPIPEETARVARLAFPKGNLYLRLRDELGVLYADEEFAALFPTRGQPALPPWRLALVTVVQFLENLTDRQAAEQVRARLDLKYLLGLDLTDPGFDFSVLSEFRARLVTGHAEHLLLDTLLSRF, encoded by the coding sequence ATGTTACGATCCGAATCGTTGGCTCCAATTCCCGAAGAAACCGCGCGGGTCGCGCGCCTGGCGTTTCCGAAGGGCAACCTTTACCTTCGGCTGCGCGACGAATTAGGCGTTCTGTATGCCGATGAAGAGTTTGCCGCACTGTTTCCCACGCGCGGCCAACCTGCGCTCCCTCCTTGGCGACTGGCCTTGGTCACGGTGGTGCAATTCCTCGAAAACTTGACGGATCGGCAGGCCGCTGAACAGGTTCGGGCACGTCTGGACCTGAAATATCTGCTGGGACTGGACTTGACGGATCCTGGTTTTGATTTCAGTGTGCTCTCGGAATTTCGAGCCCGCCTGGTGACTGGTCATGCCGAACACCTGCTCCTGGACACTCTATTGTCTCGTTTTTGA
- a CDS encoding IS6 family transposase, with product MLSGQKLPGYRFPLEVIGYAVWLYHRFTLSYRDVEELLLERGIAVTRESIRTWCIKFSDLFAQGLRHREPRWGSRWHLDEMHIDVGGVTHWLWRAVDEHGVILDVFLQRHRDTAAARSFFTRLLGEQGIPVTIHTDKLWSSGAALRELPVLYGVEHVQVVSAARCNNLVEQSHRPTRRHERQQRGFRSRRRAQGFLNLHARITNLHHPARCTLPAHHRRHHQRRAFVLWRDVVRQVA from the coding sequence GTGCTGAGTGGTCAGAAGCTTCCCGGCTACCGATTCCCGCTTGAGGTCATTGGGTACGCCGTTTGGCTCTACCACCGCTTCACGCTGAGTTATCGGGACGTTGAGGAGCTCCTGCTGGAACGCGGGATCGCTGTCACCCGCGAGTCCATCCGCACCTGGTGCATCAAGTTCAGCGACCTGTTCGCTCAGGGCCTGCGCCACCGGGAACCCCGATGGGGTTCCCGGTGGCACCTTGACGAGATGCACATAGACGTCGGCGGCGTCACCCACTGGTTGTGGCGGGCCGTCGACGAACACGGTGTGATCTTGGACGTATTCCTTCAGCGTCATAGGGATACAGCAGCGGCCAGATCCTTCTTCACCCGGCTTCTGGGTGAGCAGGGCATCCCGGTCACGATCCACACAGACAAACTCTGGAGCTCTGGTGCAGCCCTTCGTGAACTTCCGGTGCTCTACGGTGTGGAGCATGTCCAGGTGGTCTCCGCGGCTCGCTGCAACAATCTCGTTGAGCAGTCCCATCGTCCCACACGACGACACGAGCGCCAGCAACGCGGATTCAGATCACGGCGACGAGCACAGGGATTTCTCAACCTGCATGCTCGCATCACGAATCTGCACCATCCGGCCCGCTGCACCCTTCCCGCTCACCACCGTCGTCACCACCAGAGACGAGCATTCGTGCTTTGGCGCGACGTCGTGAGACAGGTGGCCTGA
- a CDS encoding PAS domain-containing protein: protein MASLPAFTAAPFDVLVFLTPGDRVELLVALLAAIPVDLPLPVLIGASLMGKGAEEVLSRCTPRPTHQAEEGTILQPGHLYLAPPQMILEVRPHGRCTVTPPTGDLSLDCPLDRLLASLALSFGSRVLAVILAGPAPDGVRGACTLRGVGATTVVPDVADPAELPRAVVDASAADLVQPWEALGPTITDLLAGRQVGLFQHREKERERAESARYDMLFTASPVPFILLEPTPPFTILAANDAYLAATLKTREGLIGHALFEMFPDDTTRPGPLGSVALAHSLDRVLATRQTDVMERVRYDMVTPDGGFESHWWMAINAPLLDTAGQVYAIIHQVTQVTALHFAEEGERENQQRQAFMLALGDALRPLSDATEIQGAVTRSTLDFFGSDRCYYCEIVNDSALVRRDATKEGVFSVVGVYPLSDAPMFKAIIDAGRAFSVADTHTTDLLDEELRQVCLGLDIISFINVPVIKNGQPVGILAITQATPRPWTPFELGLAEETAERVWAAVERGRAAVALTESESRLRALIEHLPGSAVFVVDHDLRYVLAQGEALAAAGFQPGDLVGQTVTQIAPLEGQEALYRQALTGEGFELEHISHGRAFVTHGVPLRTETGTVSAVLAVSYDITERKRAEEDLRLSEERLAAIFDVLPVGVGFVNTAGQLVLNNQEMRRFLPTGLIPSRDPARQARWVGFDGEGRRVEPHNFPGARALRGERVVPGLEMLYTSDDGPQLWTLVSALPLRDPAGQVAGQVLMVMDVDALKWAQEDLQALNTGLEVRVAERTRRLADLNAELGNVITRTAHNLEAPARRLGHLLLAEGFTDSEGVERLSPRDSERLQDEVLRLKGIAQDLRQLARLEQQEVMKDLLPLGELFEAVRAEVSATIRGERLHWHVGPLPIVRGDRALLKQALEVLMTFTLSETRGAQYVTVESRDVEGETHITVEDDGIGLTGEEAATLFDLAVRTDQEVPVLEGSGLVQVRRILARHGGWVWAEAQRTSGKVVLAFPRDEAVTELEALFRQDRPGQ, encoded by the coding sequence ATGGCTTCCCTCCCTGCTTTCACCGCAGCACCTTTTGACGTGCTGGTGTTCCTCACACCCGGTGACAGGGTAGAGCTGCTGGTTGCCTTGCTCGCGGCCATCCCAGTTGATCTGCCTCTGCCGGTGCTCATTGGCGCTTCCCTGATGGGCAAGGGCGCCGAGGAGGTCCTGAGCCGCTGCACGCCACGGCCTACTCACCAGGCGGAAGAGGGGACCATTCTTCAACCTGGTCACCTCTATCTTGCGCCGCCTCAGATGATCCTGGAAGTGAGGCCACATGGCCGTTGCACCGTGACGCCGCCCACCGGCGACCTCTCGCTGGACTGCCCACTCGACCGGTTGCTGGCCTCACTCGCGCTGAGCTTCGGTTCGCGCGTGCTGGCGGTTATCCTGGCTGGGCCGGCACCTGATGGTGTGCGAGGTGCATGCACCCTGCGTGGCGTAGGCGCCACCACCGTGGTGCCAGACGTGGCCGACCCTGCAGAGCTGCCACGCGCGGTGGTTGACGCCAGCGCGGCTGACCTGGTGCAGCCGTGGGAAGCGCTGGGCCCCACGATCACCGATCTGCTGGCGGGCCGGCAGGTTGGCCTTTTCCAACACAGGGAAAAGGAGCGGGAGAGGGCCGAGTCTGCGCGGTATGACATGCTGTTCACTGCCTCTCCAGTGCCGTTCATACTGCTGGAACCGACGCCGCCATTCACTATCCTCGCCGCCAACGACGCCTATCTGGCGGCAACGCTCAAGACCCGTGAAGGGCTGATCGGTCACGCTCTCTTCGAGATGTTTCCCGACGACACGACCCGTCCGGGTCCACTCGGGTCAGTGGCACTCGCCCACTCCCTGGACCGTGTCCTGGCGACGCGACAGACCGATGTGATGGAACGCGTCCGGTACGACATGGTGACGCCTGATGGTGGCTTCGAGTCACACTGGTGGATGGCTATCAATGCGCCGCTGCTGGACACCGCTGGTCAGGTGTACGCCATCATCCACCAGGTCACCCAGGTGACGGCACTTCATTTCGCTGAGGAGGGAGAGCGGGAGAATCAGCAGCGTCAGGCCTTTATGCTCGCACTCGGCGACGCGCTGCGCCCTCTTTCAGATGCCACGGAGATTCAAGGGGCGGTCACGCGCAGCACCCTGGACTTCTTTGGGTCAGACCGCTGCTACTACTGCGAGATTGTGAATGACAGCGCTCTCGTCCGGCGAGACGCCACAAAGGAAGGTGTGTTTTCAGTGGTGGGCGTCTATCCCCTAAGCGACGCTCCCATGTTCAAGGCAATCATTGATGCGGGTCGTGCGTTCAGTGTCGCGGACACCCACACCACCGATCTGTTAGATGAGGAGCTGAGGCAGGTGTGTTTGGGGCTGGACATCATTTCGTTCATCAACGTGCCAGTCATCAAGAACGGGCAGCCCGTTGGCATTCTGGCTATCACGCAAGCCACACCGAGGCCTTGGACGCCGTTTGAGCTGGGGTTGGCAGAAGAAACCGCCGAACGGGTCTGGGCTGCCGTGGAACGGGGCCGTGCGGCGGTGGCCCTCACCGAATCGGAAAGCCGCCTGCGGGCGCTGATTGAACACCTGCCGGGCAGCGCTGTGTTTGTGGTGGATCACGACCTGCGGTATGTGCTGGCGCAGGGCGAAGCGTTGGCGGCCGCTGGCTTTCAGCCTGGCGACCTCGTGGGTCAGACCGTCACTCAAATTGCGCCGCTTGAGGGCCAGGAGGCGCTGTACCGGCAGGCGCTGACCGGCGAAGGGTTTGAGCTTGAGCATATTTCGCATGGTCGCGCCTTCGTCACCCATGGGGTGCCGCTCAGAACGGAAACGGGCACCGTCTCTGCGGTGCTGGCCGTGTCTTACGACATCACGGAACGCAAACGTGCGGAAGAGGACCTGCGCCTAAGTGAAGAGCGCCTGGCCGCCATCTTCGACGTGCTGCCGGTGGGCGTTGGCTTCGTCAACACGGCCGGCCAGCTGGTGTTGAACAACCAGGAGATGCGCCGCTTCTTGCCCACGGGCCTGATTCCCTCGCGGGACCCTGCGAGGCAGGCGCGCTGGGTGGGCTTCGATGGTGAAGGCCGGCGCGTTGAACCGCACAACTTCCCCGGTGCACGGGCGCTCCGGGGGGAGCGGGTTGTGCCCGGTCTCGAGATGCTGTACACCTCTGATGACGGCCCGCAGCTGTGGACCCTGGTCTCGGCCCTGCCTCTGCGAGACCCAGCAGGGCAGGTCGCGGGACAGGTGCTGATGGTCATGGATGTGGATGCCCTTAAGTGGGCGCAGGAGGACCTGCAGGCGCTGAACACAGGACTGGAAGTCCGAGTGGCCGAGCGCACGCGCCGCCTGGCCGACCTAAACGCGGAACTGGGCAACGTGATCACTCGTACCGCCCACAACCTGGAAGCCCCAGCCCGGCGGCTGGGACACTTGTTGTTGGCGGAAGGGTTCACCGACTCAGAGGGCGTGGAGCGCCTGTCGCCCAGGGATTCAGAGCGGCTGCAGGACGAGGTGCTGCGGCTGAAGGGGATCGCCCAGGATCTGCGGCAACTCGCCCGGCTGGAACAGCAGGAGGTCATGAAGGACCTCCTGCCGCTGGGGGAACTGTTCGAGGCGGTCCGGGCCGAGGTGTCGGCCACCATAAGAGGAGAACGGCTGCATTGGCATGTGGGACCGCTGCCCATTGTGCGGGGGGACCGGGCGCTCCTGAAGCAAGCGCTGGAGGTGCTGATGACCTTCACGTTGAGTGAGACACGCGGTGCGCAGTACGTCACTGTGGAGAGTCGTGACGTGGAGGGTGAAACTCATATCACGGTGGAGGACGATGGGATCGGGCTGACGGGGGAGGAGGCGGCCACCCTGTTCGACCTGGCGGTACGGACCGATCAAGAAGTGCCCGTGTTGGAGGGAAGTGGGCTGGTGCAGGTGCGGCGCATTCTGGCCCGACACGGCGGTTGGGTGTGGGCGGAAGCGCAGCGCACCAGTGGCAAGGTCGTTCTGGCCTTTCCCAGAGATGAAGCGGTTACTGAACTTGAAGCCCTCTTCCGTCAGGATAGACCCGGCCAGTAA
- a CDS encoding ATP-binding protein: MNPDPLPPQVGTSVDVPVTLDGRLESLQAQVLHLQASLHQAQGLFQESPGAAFLLTDQSRIQAVNACGAALIGSSQEGLLGRNFAKVLSSSSRTAFAVLLSHVFEGRGRQKGELQLLTLRGEVLEVAVEAALHVREGASPEYHLTLTDVTAFKLAHRALLEVQHVQEAQFHSQTLQLKHLQEEFESVVLLFGQGLEGILTRAQSFLLLARQQPDQSEHLRHTQEGLQQTQSLLNSLKRYMQMRFLRTRLRSVDLNRVFREVLKDVESQRVGRDVLIISTPLPTLSGDSQVLQIILLEYLHNALKFTRTRPETRIRVLVQEDAGEYRIGVEDNGIGFNMRQKDKAFELFGQLHAGGRYEGTGLGLAVVRRLCERFGGRAWGEGKVDQGATFWFAWPKTPAPT, encoded by the coding sequence ATGAATCCTGATCCCTTACCTCCGCAAGTGGGGACGTCCGTAGATGTCCCCGTCACGCTGGACGGTCGACTTGAGTCTCTGCAAGCCCAGGTTCTGCACCTCCAGGCATCCCTCCATCAGGCACAAGGACTGTTTCAAGAGAGTCCCGGAGCGGCCTTCCTGCTGACCGACCAGAGCCGTATTCAGGCCGTCAACGCGTGTGGCGCTGCTCTGATTGGGTCGTCTCAGGAAGGTCTGCTCGGACGGAACTTTGCCAAGGTCCTCTCCTCCTCCTCCCGGACGGCGTTCGCGGTGCTCCTGAGCCACGTGTTTGAAGGCCGAGGTCGGCAGAAGGGTGAGCTCCAATTATTGACGCTAAGAGGAGAAGTGCTGGAGGTGGCTGTTGAAGCGGCGCTGCACGTTCGGGAAGGGGCGTCGCCCGAATATCACCTAACACTGACCGACGTGACCGCGTTCAAGCTGGCGCACCGTGCCCTCTTAGAAGTCCAACACGTCCAGGAGGCTCAGTTTCATAGCCAGACCCTCCAGTTGAAGCACCTTCAGGAGGAATTTGAGAGCGTTGTGCTCCTCTTCGGCCAAGGCCTGGAGGGGATTTTGACCCGCGCCCAGAGCTTTTTGCTTCTCGCGCGGCAGCAGCCGGACCAGTCCGAGCACTTAAGGCACACCCAAGAGGGGTTGCAACAGACGCAGAGCTTGCTGAACTCCCTGAAACGCTATATGCAGATGCGCTTCCTGCGCACACGACTGCGGAGCGTGGACCTGAACAGGGTGTTCCGCGAGGTGCTCAAAGACGTCGAGAGTCAGCGGGTAGGCCGCGACGTGTTGATCATCAGCACGCCCTTACCCACCCTGAGTGGGGACAGCCAGGTCCTCCAGATCATCTTGCTGGAGTACCTCCACAATGCCCTGAAGTTCACCCGAACGCGACCAGAGACCCGAATCCGTGTGCTGGTTCAAGAGGACGCGGGCGAGTACCGCATCGGCGTGGAAGACAATGGCATTGGATTCAACATGCGCCAAAAGGACAAGGCTTTCGAGCTGTTCGGCCAGCTGCACGCTGGTGGGCGCTACGAGGGTACGGGCCTGGGTTTGGCGGTCGTCCGGCGACTATGTGAGCGCTTCGGGGGGCGGGCTTGGGGCGAAGGTAAAGTAGACCAAGGCGCCACCTTCTGGTTCGCCTGGCCCAAGACGCCAGCACCGACTTAA
- a CDS encoding DUF2171 domain-containing protein — translation MAIPHGEVDRVDGDYIKLTKDDSGQHHWLPLSAVDHVDAHVHLNLNHEQVNQQWLSEDPHPEHRQ, via the coding sequence ATGGCCATTCCCCACGGCGAAGTCGACCGGGTGGATGGGGACTACATCAAATTAACCAAGGATGATTCGGGTCAGCACCACTGGCTACCGCTGAGTGCGGTCGATCATGTGGACGCGCATGTCCATCTCAACCTGAATCACGAACAGGTGAACCAGCAGTGGCTGAGCGAAGATCCGCATCCTGAGCACCGGCAGTAA
- a CDS encoding response regulator transcription factor, translating to MVRVLLVEDDPEIARAVCAYLRRDGHLAVHADHFAAAEDALHREQPELLILDLLLPGGHGFQLLDHLATSSTRPAVIILSASGDEATLVTAFRLGADDYVTKPFRPAELMARVGAVGRRLGAQHTELQGPNGICVDLRTRRVQRAGHILDLTAAEYEVYVRLVAEKGAPVSRERLATALGLAGERAVDSHIHNLRRKLGESHGIRTVFGLGYRVEVG from the coding sequence ATGGTGCGGGTACTACTCGTTGAGGATGATCCAGAGATCGCCCGGGCCGTGTGCGCTTACCTCCGCCGGGACGGTCACCTCGCGGTTCATGCGGATCACTTCGCAGCAGCGGAGGACGCCCTGCACCGAGAGCAGCCAGAACTCCTGATCCTTGACCTGCTGCTGCCCGGTGGGCATGGGTTTCAATTGCTTGATCACCTCGCCACGAGTTCCACTCGACCCGCAGTGATCATTCTGTCGGCCAGCGGCGATGAGGCCACGCTAGTTACGGCTTTCCGGCTAGGGGCGGATGACTACGTCACCAAACCGTTTCGACCGGCGGAACTGATGGCCCGGGTGGGCGCCGTGGGCCGGCGCCTGGGCGCGCAGCACACAGAACTCCAGGGGCCAAATGGCATCTGCGTGGATCTGCGCACGCGCCGTGTTCAGCGGGCAGGGCACATCCTGGACCTCACGGCCGCCGAGTACGAGGTGTACGTGCGCTTGGTGGCGGAGAAGGGCGCACCGGTCTCACGTGAACGTCTGGCGACGGCCTTGGGGCTGGCTGGAGAACGGGCGGTGGATTCGCATATCCACAATCTCCGACGAAAACTGGGCGAATCGCACGGGATTCGCACGGTGTTTGGGCTGGGCTACCGTGTTGAGGTCGGATGA
- a CDS encoding IS6 family transposase has translation MLSGQKLSGYRFPLVVIGHAVWLYHRFTLSDRDIEELLLERGIAVTRESIRSWCIKFSDLFAQGLRHREPRRGSRWHLDEMCVDVGDITHWLWRAVDDQGAMLDILLQQHRDTEAVRALFRRLLGKYDVPQGIHTDKLWSYGAALRKLPVLHAVEHVQVVSTARYNNLIEQSHRRARRHERQQRGFRSRKRSQGFLDLHARLTNLHHSACSTVPAHRRRHHERIAFQMWRETVWQAA, from the coding sequence GTGCTGAGTGGTCAGAAGCTCTCCGGCTACCGGTTTCCCCTCGTGGTCATTGGACACGCTGTGTGGCTCTACCACCGCTTCACCCTCAGCGACCGAGACATCGAAGAACTGCTGCTGGAACGAGGGATCGCCGTCACCCGCGAGTCCATCCGCAGCTGGTGCATCAAATTCAGCGACCTGTTCGCCCAGGGCCTCCGTCATCGGGAACCACGTCGTGGTTCCCGATGGCACCTTGATGAGATGTGCGTGGACGTAGGCGACATCACGCACTGGTTGTGGCGGGCCGTCGACGACCAGGGAGCCATGCTGGATATCCTTCTGCAACAACACCGGGATACCGAGGCCGTCCGAGCGCTCTTCCGGCGATTACTGGGTAAATACGACGTCCCACAGGGTATTCACACCGATAAACTCTGGAGCTACGGTGCCGCCCTTCGCAAGCTCCCCGTGCTCCACGCCGTGGAGCACGTTCAGGTGGTCTCGACCGCACGGTACAACAACTTGATTGAGCAGTCCCATCGCAGGGCACGGCGGCATGAACGGCAACAGCGAGGGTTTAGATCCCGAAAACGGTCTCAGGGTTTCCTTGACCTGCACGCCCGCTTGACGAATCTTCACCACTCGGCCTGCTCCACCGTTCCCGCTCACCGCCGTCGTCATCATGAACGAATTGCCTTTCAGATGTGGCGCGAAACTGTGTGGCAGGCGGCCTGA
- a CDS encoding sensor histidine kinase, giving the protein MLEAASTVHRLAQGDLKARAQLLAGSDGESRQLLNQLNHLGASLDRLEGERAYEAAAVAHELRTPLTAMQARLHALLDGLYPLTTVELRPLVTQLDLLTALANDLRTLTLADAGQLALQKDEVDLNELLTDVVAAVQPLAQVKGVTVLLRPGPERTGRVDVRYLRMALGNVLDNAVRHARTEVVVSVDAGRIEVLDDGPGLTAAEAARVGERFYRADPSRTRQTGGSGLGLAVVQTIMRAHGGHVTAEAGRRGRFILCFQELHP; this is encoded by the coding sequence GTGCTTGAGGCGGCCTCGACGGTGCACCGCTTGGCCCAGGGCGACCTAAAGGCCCGAGCGCAACTGCTGGCGGGGTCAGACGGCGAATCGCGGCAACTCTTGAACCAACTCAATCATTTGGGCGCCTCGTTGGACCGTTTGGAAGGGGAACGCGCGTATGAGGCGGCGGCCGTGGCCCATGAGTTGCGCACTCCACTGACCGCTATGCAGGCCCGCCTGCACGCGCTTCTGGATGGCCTCTACCCACTGACGACGGTGGAGCTGCGGCCCCTAGTGACGCAACTGGATCTGCTCACGGCGCTGGCTAACGACCTACGAACCTTGACCTTGGCCGACGCGGGCCAACTTGCGTTGCAAAAGGACGAGGTGGATCTCAATGAGCTGCTGACGGATGTCGTGGCGGCCGTGCAGCCATTGGCACAAGTGAAGGGAGTGACCGTCCTACTCAGACCTGGCCCTGAGCGTACGGGTCGGGTGGATGTGCGCTATTTGCGCATGGCCCTGGGCAATGTACTAGACAATGCAGTGCGGCATGCCCGGACGGAGGTGGTGGTCAGCGTGGACGCAGGCCGGATTGAGGTTCTGGATGATGGGCCTGGATTGACGGCTGCAGAAGCGGCGCGAGTGGGAGAGCGCTTTTACCGTGCTGACCCGTCGCGGACACGCCAAACGGGCGGCAGTGGTTTAGGCTTGGCGGTGGTGCAAACCATCATGCGGGCGCATGGGGGGCACGTCACTGCAGAGGCAGGCCGCAGGGGACGGTTTATCCTGTGCTTCCAGGAGCTTCACCCATAG